A part of Arachis hypogaea cultivar Tifrunner chromosome 12, arahy.Tifrunner.gnm2.J5K5, whole genome shotgun sequence genomic DNA contains:
- the LOC112726915 gene encoding uncharacterized protein, with amino-acid sequence MEETEACANHSPLVLLKQGAEARVFESNFVGRRSVIKERFSKKYRHPTLDTKLTLRRLNAEARCMTKARKLGVCTPALYAVDTVLNTLTFEYVEGPSLKEVLLEFGLKGVVEERLDDIASQVGDAIGKLHDGGLIHGDLTTSNMLLKSGTNQLVLIDFGLSFTSTLPEDKAVDLYVLERALLSMHSSCGNVMDRILAAYRKSSKQWSSTLNKLAQVRQRGRKRTMVG; translated from the exons ATGGAGGAGACTGAAGCTTGTGCAAACCACAGCCCGCTCGTGCTGTTAAAGCAAGGTGCTGAAGCT AGGGTTTTTGAGTCCAATTTTGTGGGGAGGAGGTCTGTCATCAAGGAACGCTTCTCAAAGAAGTATAGGCATCCAACTTTGGATACTAAGCTTACCCTTAGGCGCTTAAATGCT GAGGCTAGGTGCATGACCAAAGCGAGAAAGCTTGGGGTTTGTACTCCTGCACTCTATGCCGTGGATACTGTGTTGAACACTTTAACTTTTGAGTATGTTGAGGGCCCTTCCCTCAAAGAAGTACTTCTTGAATTTGGGTTGAAAGGTGTTGTTGAAGAGCGGCTTGATGATATTGCTTCCCAAGTTGGTGATGCAATTGGTAAATTGCATGATGGTGGCCTTATTCATGGTGACTTAACAACATCAAATATGTTGCTGAAGAGTGGTACCAATCAATTG GTCCTAATTGACTTTGGATTGAGCTTCACTTCAACTCTACCAGAAGATAAAGCTGTTGATTTGTATGTTCTGGAAAGAGCTCTTCTTTCAATGCATTCGTCATGTGGGAATGTG ATGGATCGGATACTTGCTGCATACCGCAAGTCATCAAAGCAGTGGTCATCCACATTGAATAAACTTGCTCAAG TGCGACAAAGAGGGAGAAAGAGGACCATGGTTGGATGA
- the LOC112726916 gene encoding uncharacterized protein has translation MKRTMPWSDDDDDSSGDESPASHSDSDNDNEASGKKSKGKSGKQKSAAIDFEALRRHGYKGGPSVLRVPPPKEGDTKQDWSWSTGRDKRDNKETEESYEQRQKTREAISIGEQLATVQTRNDKKNLSFSQKEKRKRELGQASRGKSYVEEEKRLLRESGIYSGFDS, from the exons ATGAAGAGGACAATGCCAtggagtgatgatgatgatgactcctCGGGTGACGAGTCGCCGGCTTCGCATTCCGACTCTGACAACGATAATGAAGCCAGTGGGAAGAAATCAAAAG GAAAATCTGGGAAGCAGAAAAGTGCTGCAATTGATTTTGAAGCTCTGAGGCGGCATGGATATAAAGGTGGACCGTCGGTATTGAGGGTACCCCCGCCGAAAGAAGGCGACACAAAGCAGGATTGGTCTTGGTCCACTGGAAGAGATAAGCGTGACAACAAGGAAACTGAAGAATCGTACGAACAGCGACAGAAAACAAGAGAGGCTATATCGATTGGAGAGCAGCTGGCGACTGTTCAGACTCGGAACGATAAgaagaatctttcattctctcaGAAGGAAAAGAGGAAAAGGGAACTTGGTCAGGCAAGTAGAGGGAAAAGTTAtgttgaagaagagaagaggTTGTTGAGGGAAAGTGGTATATATTCGGGTTTTGATTCTTAG